A segment of the Rhizobium sp. ZPR4 genome:
ACGACAGCACGCTTTCGAACTGCGCAGCCAGCACCAGGAAGATGATGACGATGGCAAAACCGAAAGTGAGCGCCATACCGCTGGAATTTTCTTCTAGCGTCGCCGCTTCGGCGAGCGGCATCAATCGCGAACCTGGCGGTAGGAGCGGCGTTGCGATCCGCGTGACTTCCTCGACCGCCTGCCCGAGCGACATGCCGTTCTTCAGACCGGCCGTGATCGCGACCGAAGCCAGCTGCTGCTCACGGGTCAGCTGCGGCGCAACGGCATTTTCCTTGAGCGATGCGATCACCGACATCGGCACGATCTTGCCGTCGCCTGTCTTCAGGAAGACGTTTTCGAGATCGGTGGGATCGTCGATCGGCCGCATCGTCGACGTCAGCAGCACCGGATAGGATTCACCTGCGACGAACACGTCGACGACGGAGCGCCCCTCCAGCAGCGACTGCAGCGCGACCGAAAGACCTGTGATATCGACCCCGAGATCGGAAGCGCGCTCTCGGTCGATGGTGACGGAGACCTGGGCCTGCGTCGGCTCGTTGTTCAGCCGCGGCGTATCGAATTGGCCGCTCTTGTCGAGCTCTTGCACGAGCTTTAGCGCGGCTTCGGTCAACGCTTCATGATTGTTGCCGATAAGGGCCATCTGCACACCACTGCCGGCACCGCGGATTCTCAGGCTGTTGGCCTGGATGACATTGCCGCGAAGAGCCGGCACGCCGGCCATGGCGCGATTGATGTCAGTAACGATGTCCTGCTGCGTACGGTGCCGCTCGCTCCAGGGCGCCAAGGTCAGCACCATGAAACCGCTGTTCTTCTGGCTGTTCATGCCCGAAATGGCGTAGATATTTCTTATGTCGCCGCTATCCATCAGCGGCTGCAGCCGCTCCTCCACACGTCGGAGCTGGTCCTTCGTGTAATCGAGACCGGCACCCTGAGGCGTGGTGAGACGCAGCATGACCATGGCGCGGTCTTCACTCGGCGTCAGTTCGCTCTTGACGTTCATGAATGCGAAAACCGCTGCAATCGCAAACATGACGCAGAAGACGATGACGACAAAAGGCGCGTTGAGACAGGCCTTGAGCGTGCGGCGATAAACGCCGGAGAAAAGCGCGCCGAAACGGCCTAGCGCTCCATGCTCCTCGCGCATCTCCTTGGTCAGCATGCGCGAAGCGAGCATCGGGCAGAGCGTCAGCGCCACGATCGACGACAGGCCGACGGAGAAGGCAAGCACGAAACCGAACTCACGGAACAGGCCGCCCACCTGCCCCGGCAGAAAGGACAGCGGAATGAACACGGCGGCGAGCGTTGCCGTCGTCGCGATGACGGCGAAGAAGACTTCTCGCGTACCGAGGACAGCGGCGGCGCGCGGCCCGATCTTCTCGGCCCGGCGACGAACGATATTCTCCAGCACAACGATGGCGTCGTCGACCACGAGACCGGTCGCAAGCACGATTGCCAGCAACGTCAGGATATTGACCGAGAAGCCGACCATATAGAGCGCGGCAAGCGTGCCGATGAGCGCCACCGGCATGGTAACGACCGGGATCAGCGTCGCCCGCCAGTCACGCAGGAAGAGATAGATGACCGCGGTGACGATCAGCGCCGACAGGACGAGCGCCAGCACGACCTCGTGGATCGCGCCCTGAATGAACAAGGCATCATCGCTGGTGATGACGATGCGCGTGCCCTCGGGCAGCGATTTCGACAGCTGGGCAACGACGGCCTTCACGCCTTCGGAGATATTCAGTGTATTCGACTGCGCCTGGCGGATGATGCCGAGACCGACACCCTGCACGCCATTGGAGCGCAGCGCGGTCGTGCCATCCCGCGGCCCGAGCGTCACGGTCGCGACATCGGAGAGCCGCACGCGATCCTTGATAATCAGCCGGGAGAAATCCTCCGGCGTCTGCAATGCGGCCGTGGCGCGCACGACGATATCCTGGCGGGCGCTTTTCAACGATCCGGCCGGCACGTCGAGCGCGGCGGTCGCAAGCGCCGTCGTCAGATCACCGATCGTCAGGCCGCGCCCGGCAAGCGCTGCCTGATCGACATCGATGCGGAAAACCTTCTCCTGATCACCATAGAGCTCGACATCGGCAACGCCCTCGACCGAGGCTAGCCGGTCGGTGATCTCCTTGTCGACCAGCTGCGTCAGGTCGTCCATCGTCATCGTGCTCGAGGTGACGGCAAGCCGCATGATCGGCTGCGAATCCGAATCCGCCTTGACGATCTGCGGCGCATCCGCCTGATCCGGCAATTGTTCGGTGATGCGGCCGATAGCGTCGCGGACATCGTTCGCGGCGACGGAAAGATCGGTCGCGTCGGAAAATTCCAGCGTCACCCGGCTCTGGCCGAAGGACGAGCTGGAGGAGACCGATTTCAGGCCGCTGACGCGGGCAACGGCGCCCTCGATGATCTTCGTCAGCTCCTGATCCACCGTCTGCGGCGATGCGCCATCGAATACGGTTCTGACCGTGACGATCGGACGGTCGACGTCAGGCAGTTCGCGCACCTCGACACCGAAATAGGCGGCAAGGCCGGCAACGACCATCAACGTATTGAAGACCAGCGCCAGGATCGGCCGGCGCACGAAGAGTGCAGTAAAGGATTGCTTGGCCGCAGCCGAGCCGGCATCCGTCGTGTCATCGCCATCGGTCATCATTGGGTGATGACCTCCTTGGCCTGAGCGACATCACGGGCAAAGCGAACCTCCCCGCCTTCGGTCACGCGCTGCAATCCCTCGATGACGATAAGATCACCGTTGTGAAGTTCGCCCCTGACAAGAACAGCATCCGGATTGCGTTGCACGATGCTGACCCGCACCTTCGAGGACTTGCCGTTGGTAACACGCCACACATGCGCACCTGCGCCATCCCATTGCACGGCCAACGGATCGACGGAGGGATAGGATTCCCCAGCAAAGCGCATACCGACATTGAAGGACATGCCGGCACGCAGCTCATCGGACGCGTTGTCGATGCGGGCGCGCACGCGCAAGGTCCGGCTCGCGCCATCGACGCGGTTGTCGACGGCCTCGACAACGCCCGTGAATGCTCGTCCCGGCAGCGCCACCGAGGTAGCCTCCACCGGCTGGTCCACCTTGACGGTGTTGGCAAAGCGCTCAGGAACCCAGTAATCCACCAGGACTTCCGAGCGGTCGTCCAGCATGACGATGTTGGTCGCCGTCGTCACGTTATCGCCGACGACGACGGGAACGATACCGACGATCCCGTCGATCGGCGCGACGACATCGCGGCGCTTCAGCGCCAGTTCGGCCGATTGCAGCGCCAGCTTTGCGCCCTGCTCCACGATCTCGGCATCGAACACGTCCATGCGCGAAACAGTGGACTTGATGTTGCGGTAGAGCTGGGATTTTTCGACGGCGCTCTTCAGTGCTACTTCCGCCTGGCCGCGGGCGATGATCTGCTCGTCGTCATCAAGACGCGCCAGCACCTGCCCCTGCTTCACCCTGTCGCCGGACTTGATGAGAATTTCCCGGATCGTGCCCGCCGCCTGCGGCATGACGACGACCGAACGGATGGCGTCACCGGTGCCGATCGCGCTCAGGCGATCATTGACGACGCCGCTGACAACAGGTTCCGTCACGACAAGCGGTATGTTCTGGCCACGCCGTCCGCCGGAGCTTCCCTTCGTCTCTGCTTTTTCATCGGCCGCGCCATCGCGTGGTGCGATCCACGCCACGATCGTCTCGGGAACACCGACCCTCTGCAGCAGGCCCGCCGCACTCGGCACGAAGGCCACGACAGCGGCAATGCCGGCTGCCAGCAAGAAAAAAGACAAGGAAAGCTGCTTCCAGGCGGTCATGCACGTCTCCGGCTCGTTGTGTCAGAGGCGATGAAATCGCGTCGTTTGTTTTCTGTACGGCCCCTCACCCAGCGCACTTAACCGGGGCCAATCTCGGATCAGGCGGCTCTATAACGCAAGATTGTGCCCGATTTGCTGCAATATCGTGTTTTTGTACATATGCAGCAAGTTTCGCCACAGATTATGACAAAGTTGTAATCTTGGCGTGGACAACGAGACGTTTTACCGGCGCATGAACCGATCCGTTCCAATATGAAAAACAGCCCCTGATCGCGCATCACGCCCTGTGAATGTGCACTTTTTGTTCTAGTTTCGGCCCGTTTCTTTTGCCTTTCGGGGTAGAATCATTACATTGGGCCACATGACCATTGGACATGACGACATTCCCTTCTTTGACGAGGAGCCGGAGCACACGGCGCCGCGCCGTTCTGCGCCGGCTTCCGGCAGCATCGGCGGCGGTATCGCGGCCCGCGCCATGGCAGCACGCGACAGCGGCCGCCGGCCAGACTATCTCTCGGGCCTCAATGCCGAGCAGGCAGAAGCCGTGGAAACGCTCGATGGCCCCGTTCTGGTGCTTGCGGGCGCCGGCACCGGTAAGACGCGCGTGCTGACCACCCGCATCGCCCATATCCTCTCCACCAATCGCGCCTTTCCCAGCCAGATCCTCGCCGTGACCTTCACCAACAAGGCGGCGCGCGAGATGAAGGAGCGCATCGCGCTGCTGGTCGGCGGTGCGGTCGAAGGCATGCCCTGGCTCGGCACGTTCCACTCGATCGGCGTCAAGCTGTTGCGCCGCCATGCCGAACTGGTCGGCCTCTCCTCCAGCTTCACCATTCTCGACACAGACGATGTCATTCGCCTGATCAAGCAGCTGATCCAGGCAGAAGGGCTCGACGACAAGCGCTGGCCGGCTAAGCAGTTTGCCGGCATGATTGATACTTGGAAGAACAAGGGCCTCAGCCCAGCCGATATTCCGGAAGGCGACGCACGCGCCTTTGCCAACGGTAAGGGCCGCGAGCTTTATGCCGCCTACCAGAACCGCCTGAAGACGCTGAACGCCTGCGACTTCGGCGATCTCCTGCTGCATCCGATCAATATGTTCCGGCAGAATCCTGATATTCTCAAGGATTACCACCAGCGCTTCCGCTACATCCTCGTCGACGAGTATCAGGACACCAACACGGCGCAATATATGTGGCTGCGCCTGCTGGCGCAGCGGCAGAAGGGTGAGCCGCAGAATGTCTGTTGCGTCGGCGACGACGACCAGTCGATCTATGGCTGGCGCGGCGCCGAGGTGGACAACATCCTGCGCTTCGAGAAGGATTTTCCCGGCGCCAAGGTCATCAAGCTCGAGCGCAACTATCGTTCCACCGAACATATTCTCGGTGCCGCAGCACACCTGATCGCCCATAATGAGGGCCGGCTCGGCAAGACGCTGTTCACCGACCGCTCCGATCCCGACGACATCAAGGTGCAGGTGCACGCCTCCTGGGATTCCGAGGAGGAAGCGCGCGCCATCGGCGAAGAGATCGAGCAGCTGCAGCGCAATAAGCATAATCTCAACGACATCTCGATCCTCGTGCGCGCCTCTTTCCAGATGCGCGAGTTCGAAGATCGTTTTGTCACGCTCGGCCTGAACTACCGCGTCGTCGGCGGCCCGCGCTTCTACGAGCGCCTCGAAATCCGCGACGCCATGGCCTATTTCCGCCTCGTCTGCCAGCCGGCAGACGATCTGGCTTTCGAGCGCATCGTCAATACGCCAAAGCGCGGTCTCGGCGATACCACCGTGCGCACACTGCATGATTATGCCCGCGCGCGCGACATCCCGATGCTGGCGGCGGCGGCCGATATCATCGAGACGGACGAGATGAAGCCGAAGGCGCGCAAGGCGCTGTTCGATGTCGTACAGTCCTTCCGCCGCTGGCAGGGACTGCTCGAAAATACGCCTCATACCGAACTTGCCGAGCAGATCCTCGAAGAGTCTGGCTATACGGACATGTGGAAAAACGACAAATCGGCGGAAGCGCCGGGACGTCTGGAAAACCTGAAGGAACTCATCCGCTCGATGGATAGTTTCGAATCCATGCGCGGCTTTCTCGAACATGTTTCGCTGGTGATGGACGCCGAGCAGAACGAAAATCTCGATGCCGTCTCGATCATGACGCTGCACTCCGCCAAGGGCCTGGAATTCGACACGGTGTTCCTGCCCGGCTGGGAGGAAGGCCTGTTTCCGCATCAGCGCTCGCTCGACGAGAGCGGCCGCGCCGGTCTTGAGGAAGAGCGCCGCCTCGCCTATGTCGGCATCACCCGCGCCAAGCGCCGCTGCCACATCTGGTTCGTCTCCAACCGCCGCATCCACGGCCTCTGGCAGTCAACAATCCCTTCCCGCTTCCTCGATGAATTGCCGGAAACACATGTTCAGGTCGCGGAAGTCGAGCAGTCCTATGGCGGGTATGGCCGCGGCGGCTACGGCCAGTCACGCTTCGACAAGGCCGATCCCTTCGCCAATTCCTACTCCACGCCAGGCTGGAAGCGCGCGCAAGCGAACCGCAACGATGCGACCCGCGACAACTGGGGCAGCCGCTCCGGCCACGCCGTCGAACGCATCGGCTACGGCGAGAGCGGTCCGAAGGTGCGCACCATCGACGGCGAGCTGGTGGCCAAATCGACCTCCGCCGAACCCTCCAAATTCATGGTCGGCGACCGCGTCTTCCACATCAAGTTCGGCAACGGCAATGTTTCCGAGATCGAAGGCAACAAGCTGACGATCGAATTCGACCGCGCCGGGCAGAAACGCGTGCTGGACGGGTTTGTGGAGAAGGCGTGATTAGGAACCGACGTACGACTGGATGACAGCTTGAATTTGCGCTTTAGCTTTAAAGATATCCGCAGTCTGCGTTATGTCGAATCGAGACCCAGCTTTTTCTGCATCGAAGATCGTTAGAAACTTCGTCTTCGAGTTAAAGTGCAATCTGACAATTGGCTTACGATTATTGTCATCGAAATTAATGCCGCAGTAAGATTTCTGATCGCGCATCACAATTCGCGAGACATCTGCAAACTCCGCTCCGATCGCTCGCACTATATTAAACCCGTCAATCTCCTCTTGAGTCGTTTCAATGCCATCACCATCGTCGTTGATTTGGGTGACTGAATCTACGTCCTTTATCGTCGGGATATTCACGTTCTCATTGAATGCTGCACTCAATTTCCTTTGGATTTTTTGACGAACAAGATCTTCAAAGGCACGCTTGATTATCGGCTTGAACTCAGCAACAACAGCTGCTGTCAGCTTGCCATCATGTATTTCCTTGGAGATGAGCCGCACGAATTCGTCATCAGGGTCATTAAACTGCGCTTCTATACAGCTGATTGTCGCCTTCATTCGCTTTAACGTGCTGGCTGAACTCTTGATATCTTCAATAGAAAATTTTTCTTTATGAAATTTTTCTAACTCTTTCAGATCATTGTCATCGTAATCGAAAAGATCGAACTTAAAGAACGGGTTGCTATCAAGCTTGTTCGGTGCATCAAGATCGGTAAAAAACCAGATTTGTATGCCGTTTGTCAAAATCGCAATTGAGCAATCAGTGGTCGAAAAATACCGATAAAGTTGACTGTATTGGGCCTGCGAAAGATTCGCACTGACAGCCTTTGCCTCCAGAATAAATTCGATCCTGTCGTTTATTTTGACAGCATAATCGACTTTCTCTCCCTTCTTCAAACCGACATCAGCTGTAAACTCAGGCACAATCTGCGTTGGATCAAAAACATCAAAACCAAGAGTACGCAAAAATGGCATAACAAGCGCGTTCTTTGTCGCCTCTTCAGTAAGAGCAATATTTTGCGCAGCAATTGCACGCTTCGATAGTTCAGCAACTTGTTCCTTGAACGACATAATTGGCCCCCAAATCGATCCCCAAGCAAACAATATTATATTCGTCGCCGGATGCAATCGATGCGAGTGCATATTTTTGATTGAGTTTAGCTTTTCCGACTCGCGCGGATTGGAGGGCCAATGCAGCGGGAAAATGCTGGAAACGCTGGTATCGACAGTGAAAGATCGAACTGATCGAAAAGACAAATCCCGATTGGCGCGATTTATACTACGAGCTCTGGTGAAACCTCACGCTCTTCGATCATCTGCGCATCCCGATCCTTCAACCATAGCCCGAATTCCTTGACCACGGCCACCACCTTCTCCAGGCGGCTCCCATCTTCCGTCAGCGAATATTCGACCTTCACGGGAACCGTCGGATAGACCGTGCGCCTGATAAGACCTGCCTCCTCCAGCGCGCGCAGGTCGAGCGTCAACATTCGCTGCGAGATCCCCGGCATCAGCCGCCGCAGTTCGTTGAAGCGCTGCGGCCCGTCGACCAGATAGGAAACGATCAGCAGCCGCCAGCGGCCACCCAGCAAATGCATAGCCTCCTCGACGGAGCAGCCAGTCACTGTCTTCTTCATCCTGCGCACCTCATGCTTCAGCCGGTATAATTTTTGTACCTAGATGTCAAATTTTTCCGTTCTTACGATTCTATACCAAGTGGACTACATGGTTCGGCAGCCAGCTTCCAAGGAGAAGCCGGCATAAGAAAACACCATGGAGATCCCAAGTGAAACTTTACTATATGCCCGCCAGCTGCTCGCTCTCGCCGCATATCGTCATCAACGAACTCGGCTTGGACGTGGAACTGATCAAGGTCGATCACACCAGCCACAAGACCGAGACGGGACTGGATTTCTATGGCGTCAATCCACACGGCTATGTCCCCCTTCTCGAACTCGCCGACGGCAATCGCCTGCGCGAAGGACCGGCGATCGTCCAATATCTAGCAGACCTGAAACCCGAGGCCGGATTGGCGCCTGCCGCCGGCACCATGGAGCGCTACAAGCTGCAGGAAATGCTCGGCTTCCTGTCGACGGAAATCCACAAGGGCTTCATCCCGCTTCTCTATGCACGGCTTGCAGGAAACTACGTCGAGACGGCAAGGCCGAAGCTTGAAAAGCGTTATCAATGGATCGACACGCAGCTCGCCGATCGCCCCTTCCTGATGGGTGACGGTTTCACGGTTGCCGACGCCTATCTGTTTGCGCTGACGGGCTGGGGCCAGGCGCCGTGGCTCAAATCCTACTACAAGGCCGGCATCCATTTCGATGAATTGCATAATCTCGAAGCCTGGTATGCCCGCATGAGGCGACGGGATGCCGTGCGGAAATCCATCCATGAAGAGGGATTGGCTTTCGATTGATGGAGAAATGCTCTCCATCAACACCTATCCGGCCAGGGAGCCTGATTGCCTTTCAGGAGATCAAGCTTCCCGCATTGCAGCATTGCAGAATCTGCATCTCTAGCATGCTACCAATATGAGCCTAATCGATTATATCGATTTAAGCGGCTTCGGAGTCCCGCGTTTCCCGCGGGCATTTCGGCAAGCCGCTGCCAGTCCTTCTTCCGGCCCGTTCGGGCTTTTCGCCCGGGTCGAATCTCGAAGCCTGGCAACAACAAGAACCGAGGATAAAAAAAGTGGCTGGCTCAGCAACAAGCTCTGCGCCCACCAGCGCCCGTGCGTCCGCACGCCATGGCCAGGGCAATTACCAATTCGCGCTTATCGCACTCACCTCACTCTTTTTCATGTGGGGCTTCATTACTTGCCTGAACGACATTCTGGTCCCGCACCTGAAGAGCGTCTTTCAGCTCAATTACACCCAAGCGATGCTCATCCAGCTCTGCTTCTTCGGCGCATACTTCATCGTATCGCTGCCCGCCGGGGCACTCGTCAAGCGCATCACCTATAAGTGGGGCATCGTCGTCGGCCTCGCGATCGCAGCCGTCGGCTGCGCCCTGTTCATCCCGGCCGCCAGCTACCGTGTTTACGCGCTTTTCCTGGGCGCACTCTTCGTGCTCGCCACCGGCATCACGATCCTGCAGGTCGCCGCCAACCCCTATGTCACCGTGTTGGGACC
Coding sequences within it:
- a CDS encoding efflux RND transporter permease subunit, with amino-acid sequence MMTDGDDTTDAGSAAAKQSFTALFVRRPILALVFNTLMVVAGLAAYFGVEVRELPDVDRPIVTVRTVFDGASPQTVDQELTKIIEGAVARVSGLKSVSSSSSFGQSRVTLEFSDATDLSVAANDVRDAIGRITEQLPDQADAPQIVKADSDSQPIMRLAVTSSTMTMDDLTQLVDKEITDRLASVEGVADVELYGDQEKVFRIDVDQAALAGRGLTIGDLTTALATAALDVPAGSLKSARQDIVVRATAALQTPEDFSRLIIKDRVRLSDVATVTLGPRDGTTALRSNGVQGVGLGIIRQAQSNTLNISEGVKAVVAQLSKSLPEGTRIVITSDDALFIQGAIHEVVLALVLSALIVTAVIYLFLRDWRATLIPVVTMPVALIGTLAALYMVGFSVNILTLLAIVLATGLVVDDAIVVLENIVRRRAEKIGPRAAAVLGTREVFFAVIATTATLAAVFIPLSFLPGQVGGLFREFGFVLAFSVGLSSIVALTLCPMLASRMLTKEMREEHGALGRFGALFSGVYRRTLKACLNAPFVVIVFCVMFAIAAVFAFMNVKSELTPSEDRAMVMLRLTTPQGAGLDYTKDQLRRVEERLQPLMDSGDIRNIYAISGMNSQKNSGFMVLTLAPWSERHRTQQDIVTDINRAMAGVPALRGNVIQANSLRIRGAGSGVQMALIGNNHEALTEAALKLVQELDKSGQFDTPRLNNEPTQAQVSVTIDRERASDLGVDITGLSVALQSLLEGRSVVDVFVAGESYPVLLTSTMRPIDDPTDLENVFLKTGDGKIVPMSVIASLKENAVAPQLTREQQLASVAITAGLKNGMSLGQAVEEVTRIATPLLPPGSRLMPLAEAATLEENSSGMALTFGFAIVIIFLVLAAQFESVLSSVIIMSTVPLGLACAVFALVITGSSLNIYSQIGLVLLVGVMAKNGILIVEFANQLRDKGESVREAIEKACALRLRPVMMTMIATILGGVPLVFAEGAGAEARVALGWVIVGGLGFATLVTLYITPVAYLLIARFAKPQTHEEQRLHDEMSDAALRLKLANLRAAE
- a CDS encoding efflux RND transporter periplasmic adaptor subunit; its protein translation is MTAWKQLSLSFFLLAAGIAAVVAFVPSAAGLLQRVGVPETIVAWIAPRDGAADEKAETKGSSGGRRGQNIPLVVTEPVVSGVVNDRLSAIGTGDAIRSVVVMPQAAGTIREILIKSGDRVKQGQVLARLDDDEQIIARGQAEVALKSAVEKSQLYRNIKSTVSRMDVFDAEIVEQGAKLALQSAELALKRRDVVAPIDGIVGIVPVVVGDNVTTATNIVMLDDRSEVLVDYWVPERFANTVKVDQPVEATSVALPGRAFTGVVEAVDNRVDGASRTLRVRARIDNASDELRAGMSFNVGMRFAGESYPSVDPLAVQWDGAGAHVWRVTNGKSSKVRVSIVQRNPDAVLVRGELHNGDLIVIEGLQRVTEGGEVRFARDVAQAKEVITQ
- a CDS encoding UvrD-helicase domain-containing protein; the protein is MTIGHDDIPFFDEEPEHTAPRRSAPASGSIGGGIAARAMAARDSGRRPDYLSGLNAEQAEAVETLDGPVLVLAGAGTGKTRVLTTRIAHILSTNRAFPSQILAVTFTNKAAREMKERIALLVGGAVEGMPWLGTFHSIGVKLLRRHAELVGLSSSFTILDTDDVIRLIKQLIQAEGLDDKRWPAKQFAGMIDTWKNKGLSPADIPEGDARAFANGKGRELYAAYQNRLKTLNACDFGDLLLHPINMFRQNPDILKDYHQRFRYILVDEYQDTNTAQYMWLRLLAQRQKGEPQNVCCVGDDDQSIYGWRGAEVDNILRFEKDFPGAKVIKLERNYRSTEHILGAAAHLIAHNEGRLGKTLFTDRSDPDDIKVQVHASWDSEEEARAIGEEIEQLQRNKHNLNDISILVRASFQMREFEDRFVTLGLNYRVVGGPRFYERLEIRDAMAYFRLVCQPADDLAFERIVNTPKRGLGDTTVRTLHDYARARDIPMLAAAADIIETDEMKPKARKALFDVVQSFRRWQGLLENTPHTELAEQILEESGYTDMWKNDKSAEAPGRLENLKELIRSMDSFESMRGFLEHVSLVMDAEQNENLDAVSIMTLHSAKGLEFDTVFLPGWEEGLFPHQRSLDESGRAGLEEERRLAYVGITRAKRRCHIWFVSNRRIHGLWQSTIPSRFLDELPETHVQVAEVEQSYGGYGRGGYGQSRFDKADPFANSYSTPGWKRAQANRNDATRDNWGSRSGHAVERIGYGESGPKVRTIDGELVAKSTSAEPSKFMVGDRVFHIKFGNGNVSEIEGNKLTIEFDRAGQKRVLDGFVEKA
- a CDS encoding type I restriction endonuclease produces the protein MSFKEQVAELSKRAIAAQNIALTEEATKNALVMPFLRTLGFDVFDPTQIVPEFTADVGLKKGEKVDYAVKINDRIEFILEAKAVSANLSQAQYSQLYRYFSTTDCSIAILTNGIQIWFFTDLDAPNKLDSNPFFKFDLFDYDDNDLKELEKFHKEKFSIEDIKSSASTLKRMKATISCIEAQFNDPDDEFVRLISKEIHDGKLTAAVVAEFKPIIKRAFEDLVRQKIQRKLSAAFNENVNIPTIKDVDSVTQINDDGDGIETTQEEIDGFNIVRAIGAEFADVSRIVMRDQKSYCGINFDDNNRKPIVRLHFNSKTKFLTIFDAEKAGSRFDITQTADIFKAKAQIQAVIQSYVGS
- a CDS encoding helix-turn-helix domain-containing protein, whose translation is MKKTVTGCSVEEAMHLLGGRWRLLIVSYLVDGPQRFNELRRLMPGISQRMLTLDLRALEEAGLIRRTVYPTVPVKVEYSLTEDGSRLEKVVAVVKEFGLWLKDRDAQMIEEREVSPELVV
- a CDS encoding glutathione binding-like protein — protein: MKLYYMPASCSLSPHIVINELGLDVELIKVDHTSHKTETGLDFYGVNPHGYVPLLELADGNRLREGPAIVQYLADLKPEAGLAPAAGTMERYKLQEMLGFLSTEIHKGFIPLLYARLAGNYVETARPKLEKRYQWIDTQLADRPFLMGDGFTVADAYLFALTGWGQAPWLKSYYKAGIHFDELHNLEAWYARMRRRDAVRKSIHEEGLAFD